A genomic window from Thioalkalivibrio sp. ALJ12 includes:
- a CDS encoding ATP-binding cassette domain-containing protein, translating into MPPEPVPPILHSQSALLGFDRPVIGPLSLEIPAGARWALTGPNGVGKSLLLKAITGQARVHGGRFELAPRTHPSLLAQDHARPQPWPLSGDDWLRAMGASVPEHEGVRALLNRRLDRLSGGQWQLLRLAAVLTSRGEDSSAQRLILLDEPANHLDAEVRADAVELIRAVPAETSMLITSHDDEFLQALGLENHPLAEYLDAG; encoded by the coding sequence ATGCCACCCGAGCCTGTCCCGCCCATCCTGCACTCCCAGTCGGCCCTCCTCGGGTTCGACCGTCCGGTGATCGGGCCTTTGTCCCTGGAGATCCCGGCAGGTGCCCGCTGGGCCCTGACCGGACCCAATGGGGTGGGCAAATCGCTACTGCTGAAAGCCATTACCGGACAGGCCCGCGTTCACGGCGGGCGTTTTGAACTCGCCCCTCGTACGCACCCCAGCCTGCTGGCTCAGGACCACGCCCGCCCGCAGCCCTGGCCCCTGTCTGGAGACGACTGGCTTCGCGCGATGGGGGCCAGCGTGCCCGAACATGAAGGAGTTCGGGCCCTGCTGAATCGGCGGCTGGACCGCTTGAGCGGCGGTCAGTGGCAACTTCTGCGTCTGGCCGCCGTGCTGACCAGCCGAGGTGAAGACTCGTCGGCGCAGCGGTTGATCCTGCTGGATGAACCCGCCAACCATCTGGATGCCGAGGTCCGTGCCGACGCGGTGGAACTGATCAGGGCGGTCCCGGCCGAGACGAGCATGCTGATCACCAGCCACGACGATGAATTCCTGCAGGCGCTCGGCCTGGAGAACCATCCACTTGCGGAGTACCTGGATGCCGGGTGA
- a CDS encoding class I SAM-dependent methyltransferase has translation MTSNTAHSSSTSANGTSPIFQAIEKAQGDQPWGSFLDAGTGRKSIEWISHLDTERWTAVTASQEMARTTRKAAGTARRRQDRILVGNWMSDQLLFGERFDTVLLDYFIGAIEGFAPYWQDRALHRLRPHVGDRLYLVGVEPYVLVEPKDEAGALVREIGRLRDACLLIAGNRPYREYPSSWVMRQLGIAGFRVLDVRYFPIHYRERFVNGQLDLCLRQLPHFSDEGLAKAMHHQIEVLRERALPLARSQEGLKHGADYLIVAEPMADRHRGLHDPLQPHQTLPNPE, from the coding sequence ATGACATCCAACACCGCCCACTCGTCATCCACCAGTGCGAATGGCACTTCGCCGATTTTCCAGGCCATCGAGAAGGCGCAGGGCGACCAGCCCTGGGGCAGCTTTCTTGATGCCGGGACGGGTCGCAAGTCCATCGAGTGGATCAGCCACTTGGACACCGAGCGCTGGACGGCGGTAACGGCCTCCCAGGAGATGGCGCGCACGACCCGCAAGGCGGCGGGCACGGCGCGGCGCCGGCAGGACCGCATCCTGGTCGGCAACTGGATGTCGGATCAGCTTCTGTTCGGTGAACGCTTTGACACGGTGCTGCTGGACTACTTTATCGGGGCCATCGAAGGTTTCGCGCCCTACTGGCAGGACCGCGCCCTGCACCGGTTGCGGCCGCACGTGGGCGACCGGCTGTATCTGGTGGGCGTCGAACCTTACGTGCTGGTGGAACCGAAAGATGAAGCCGGCGCGCTCGTGAGGGAGATCGGACGCCTGCGTGACGCCTGCCTGCTGATTGCGGGCAACCGGCCCTATCGCGAATACCCATCATCCTGGGTCATGCGCCAGCTTGGAATCGCGGGATTTCGGGTTCTGGATGTCCGCTATTTTCCCATCCACTATCGCGAACGGTTCGTCAACGGCCAGCTCGACCTGTGCCTGCGGCAGCTGCCGCATTTCAGCGACGAGGGTCTGGCCAAGGCCATGCACCACCAGATCGAGGTCCTGCGTGAACGCGCCCTGCCTTTGGCCCGCAGCCAGGAGGGGCTGAAACACGGCGCAGACTACCTGATCGTGGCCGAACCGATGGCCGACCGGCATCGCGGCCTGCACGACCCGCTGCAGCCTCATCAGACCCTCCCGAACCCGGAGTAG
- the zigA gene encoding zinc metallochaperone GTPase ZigA, giving the protein MKRLPVTVLSGFLGAGKTTLLNNILHNQSGLRVAVIVNDMSEVNIDSALVRGGQDAVTRTDARMVQMTNGCICCTLRDDLLVEVRRLAESGQYDYLVIESTGISEPMPVAATFAFRDENGQSLDDVARLDTMVTVVDAGALLKDYASTDYLGDRGESLGEEDERTVVDLLVDQMEFADVIIINKVDRATPDELATVRGVVRGLNREAHVIEATHGNVPLELLLGTGRFDFDRASQAAGWAQEMMGGHTPETEEYGISSIVYRVNRPFHPARFFDLLHQEWPGVIRSKGWFWLASRPDWAGTLSQAGGALTHHAAGFWWAAVPPEKRPTNEDWWDTAIAPVWDERFGDRRQEIVLIGIKMDADAMRQRLDACLLTDDEMAAGPQQWQYFEDPFPVWRLSDEP; this is encoded by the coding sequence ATGAAACGTCTTCCCGTCACCGTCCTCTCCGGCTTTCTCGGCGCCGGCAAGACCACGCTGCTGAACAACATCCTGCACAACCAGTCGGGGCTGCGCGTCGCGGTCATCGTCAACGACATGAGCGAGGTCAACATCGACAGCGCCCTGGTGCGCGGCGGCCAGGATGCCGTCACCCGTACCGATGCCCGCATGGTCCAGATGACCAACGGCTGCATCTGCTGCACGCTGCGGGACGACCTGCTGGTGGAGGTGCGCCGCCTCGCCGAATCCGGGCAATACGACTACCTGGTCATCGAATCCACCGGCATTTCCGAGCCCATGCCCGTGGCCGCCACCTTCGCCTTCCGCGACGAGAACGGTCAGTCCCTGGATGATGTCGCCCGCCTCGACACCATGGTGACCGTCGTCGACGCCGGCGCCCTGCTGAAGGACTATGCCTCCACCGATTATCTAGGGGATCGGGGTGAATCACTGGGCGAGGAGGACGAGCGCACCGTCGTCGACCTTCTGGTGGATCAAATGGAGTTTGCAGATGTCATCATCATCAACAAGGTGGACCGCGCGACGCCCGATGAACTCGCGACCGTTCGCGGCGTGGTCCGCGGCCTGAACCGCGAAGCGCATGTGATCGAGGCCACCCATGGCAACGTTCCCCTCGAACTGCTTCTGGGCACCGGCCGCTTCGACTTCGACCGCGCATCGCAGGCCGCTGGCTGGGCGCAGGAGATGATGGGCGGACACACGCCGGAAACCGAGGAATACGGGATCTCGAGCATCGTGTATCGGGTGAATCGCCCGTTCCATCCGGCCCGCTTCTTTGACCTGCTGCACCAGGAGTGGCCCGGCGTGATCCGCAGCAAGGGCTGGTTCTGGCTGGCCTCGCGCCCGGACTGGGCCGGCACACTGTCGCAGGCCGGCGGCGCGTTGACGCATCACGCCGCCGGCTTCTGGTGGGCCGCCGTACCGCCGGAGAAACGTCCCACTAACGAGGACTGGTGGGACACGGCCATAGCGCCAGTATGGGACGAACGTTTCGGCGATCGCCGCCAGGAGATCGTACTGATCGGTATAAAAATGGACGCAGACGCCATGCGCCAGCGTCTCGATGCCTGCCTGCTCACCGACGACGAAATGGCGGCGGGCCCGCAGCAATGGCAGTACTTCGAGGACCCGTTTCCGGTCTGGCGCCTTTCGGACGAGCCCTAG
- a CDS encoding DUF1826 domain-containing protein, translating to MSPENQPANRPGPSSRHRFVDQARELLGIHREEVNALIWRRSLGPALSTQSEALASTEPGMLLDTRCRPDQVRLRLLEATGQPPFQVHLLGRDIEHLAHAFAIVASAVSVRIQLEVLDHQPCPLFHVDNNVLRMLCTYVGPGTEYADERHLNRERLQQNDNEGVLGGRSPLITEAGQAILMKGKRYSSENGRGAVHRSPPIPPGQRRLALRLDYP from the coding sequence ATGAGTCCGGAGAATCAACCCGCGAATCGCCCAGGGCCTTCCAGCCGTCACCGCTTCGTCGACCAGGCCCGGGAGCTCCTGGGCATCCACCGTGAAGAGGTCAATGCCCTGATCTGGAGGCGATCTCTGGGTCCAGCCCTGTCAACTCAGTCGGAAGCCCTGGCCAGCACCGAGCCGGGTATGCTGCTGGATACCCGCTGCCGTCCCGACCAGGTACGGCTCCGGCTCCTGGAAGCCACCGGACAGCCCCCATTCCAGGTCCATCTGCTGGGCCGGGACATTGAACATCTCGCCCATGCATTCGCCATCGTTGCGAGCGCGGTCAGCGTCAGGATTCAGCTCGAAGTCCTCGATCACCAGCCCTGCCCTTTGTTCCATGTAGACAACAATGTCCTTCGGATGTTGTGCACCTACGTCGGGCCCGGCACCGAGTACGCGGACGAGCGACACCTGAACCGCGAACGACTGCAACAGAACGACAACGAGGGCGTGCTAGGCGGGCGCTCTCCGTTAATCACCGAAGCTGGACAGGCCATCCTGATGAAGGGCAAACGCTACTCGTCGGAAAATGGGCGCGGTGCGGTGCATCGATCGCCCCCTATTCCCCCCGGCCAACGCCGCCTCGCGCTCCGTCTGGACTATCCATGA
- a CDS encoding metal ABC transporter substrate-binding protein — MSFSKTRTRITRTLAAVASVAALTFILLPAQAAAGLNIVATTSSLGALAREIGGDEAEVRVLAPPDRDAHYLDARPSFMAALRRADMLLELGAGLEEGWLPAAQRGANNRAINSGQPGHFRAADKVELRRSITMDGPNMGHVHEEGNPHFNADPLRMAELALALGQRMGELRPDHAEAFVQRAEAAAERLREHAEKLAERVEPDQRIVVYHEDLDYLEEWLPVEIVGYLEPAPGIPPTARHLRSLVDDLEGTEGTVLYAEFQPPRGAEFLERNLGWPTHAVPLDPPADSGLDGYLELMRTWAQALPQR, encoded by the coding sequence ATGTCCTTTAGCAAGACTCGCACCCGTATCACCCGGACCCTCGCCGCCGTTGCCTCGGTGGCCGCACTCACCTTCATCCTGCTACCCGCGCAGGCGGCTGCCGGACTGAACATCGTGGCCACTACATCCAGCCTCGGTGCCCTGGCCCGCGAGATCGGGGGCGACGAGGCCGAGGTCCGCGTGCTCGCGCCGCCGGACCGCGACGCACATTACCTGGATGCCCGCCCCAGCTTCATGGCCGCCCTGCGCCGGGCCGACATGCTGCTGGAATTGGGCGCCGGTCTGGAAGAAGGCTGGCTGCCCGCCGCCCAGCGCGGCGCCAACAACCGTGCAATCAACTCGGGGCAGCCGGGCCACTTCCGCGCGGCCGACAAGGTCGAACTGCGCCGTTCCATCACCATGGACGGGCCGAACATGGGCCACGTGCACGAGGAGGGCAATCCGCATTTCAATGCCGACCCGTTGCGTATGGCCGAACTCGCCCTGGCACTGGGACAGCGCATGGGAGAACTGCGGCCGGATCACGCCGAGGCCTTCGTGCAGCGTGCAGAGGCAGCCGCCGAACGTCTGCGTGAACACGCCGAGAAGCTGGCCGAGCGCGTGGAGCCTGACCAGCGCATCGTGGTCTACCACGAGGACCTCGACTATCTGGAAGAGTGGTTGCCAGTCGAGATCGTCGGCTATCTGGAACCGGCGCCGGGGATTCCGCCCACCGCGCGCCATCTGCGCAGCCTCGTGGACGATCTCGAAGGCACCGAGGGCACTGTCCTGTACGCCGAGTTCCAGCCACCTCGCGGCGCGGAATTCCTGGAACGGAACCTGGGCTGGCCGACGCACGCCGTACCGCTGGATCCGCCGGCGGACTCCGGCCTCGATGGCTACCTCGAACTGATGAGGACCTGGGCGCAGGCCCTGCCCCAGCGCTGA
- the dksA gene encoding RNA polymerase-binding protein DksA — MTRDELLAMPAEAYMSEPQLAYFRERLLEMRDEILADIEGARDGLLDNERTPDELDRAAMEESRLLSMRVQEREGRLLRKIDQALDRIQTGEYGYCEVSGEPIGLPRLLARPTATLCIEVKERQEKTEHVIVR; from the coding sequence ATGACCCGCGACGAACTGCTGGCCATGCCTGCCGAGGCCTACATGAGCGAGCCCCAGCTCGCGTACTTCCGCGAGCGCCTGCTCGAAATGCGCGACGAGATCCTGGCCGACATCGAGGGTGCCCGAGATGGGCTGCTCGACAACGAGCGCACCCCGGACGAACTGGACCGCGCGGCAATGGAGGAGTCCCGGCTCCTCTCCATGCGTGTACAGGAACGCGAGGGACGCCTGCTGCGAAAGATCGACCAGGCCCTGGATCGTATTCAGACCGGCGAATACGGCTACTGCGAAGTGAGCGGTGAACCCATCGGCCTGCCACGCCTGCTGGCGCGTCCCACGGCGACCCTCTGCATCGAAGTCAAGGAACGCCAGGAAAAGACCGAGCACGTAATCGTTCGCTGA
- the folE2 gene encoding GTP cyclohydrolase FolE2, translating into MSSTCVSPVSPDTETSATDPLPDIAASAATHASALDWVGMEDITLPLYLTGQPVVARASAGVSLDDAGARGIHMSRLYRALRQLESRELDVARLCDVLEAFLASHGGLSSVAEVRLAGELPLERPALVSAAAGWKRYPFRIAARSESGAVSLELEVQVGYSSTCPCSAALARQAIQEQFDRDFTRSAVDAATVREWLGRAEGIVATPHSQRSEATVTVGLDPLISTLPLPDLIDGVEQTLGTALQTAVKRVDEKAFALANGRNLMFCEDAVRRLDSTLRPEYSARGYRIHVRHRESLHAHDAVARVERRVTDHR; encoded by the coding sequence ATGTCCTCTACCTGTGTGTCTCCGGTCTCACCGGATACGGAAACCTCCGCGACCGATCCGCTACCGGATATTGCCGCGTCGGCTGCTACGCACGCCTCCGCACTCGACTGGGTGGGTATGGAAGACATCACCCTTCCGCTGTATCTGACCGGCCAGCCAGTGGTCGCCCGGGCCAGCGCGGGGGTGAGCCTCGATGACGCGGGCGCGCGCGGTATCCATATGTCACGGCTCTACAGGGCCCTGCGGCAGCTGGAGTCCCGCGAGCTGGACGTTGCGCGGCTGTGTGATGTGCTCGAGGCGTTTCTGGCTTCGCACGGTGGCCTGTCCAGCGTGGCGGAGGTCCGTCTTGCCGGGGAGCTGCCGCTGGAACGGCCGGCCCTGGTCAGTGCGGCCGCTGGCTGGAAGCGCTACCCGTTCCGGATCGCTGCACGCAGCGAGTCCGGGGCTGTGTCCCTGGAACTGGAGGTTCAGGTGGGCTATTCCTCCACCTGTCCCTGCTCCGCCGCCCTGGCGCGGCAGGCGATCCAGGAGCAGTTCGACCGCGACTTCACACGCTCGGCCGTGGATGCGGCAACCGTGCGCGAATGGCTGGGCCGGGCCGAGGGGATTGTCGCGACGCCCCATAGCCAGCGCAGCGAGGCAACCGTTACGGTCGGTCTGGATCCGCTGATATCGACGCTGCCCCTGCCCGATCTGATCGATGGTGTGGAACAGACGCTGGGCACAGCCCTGCAAACGGCGGTGAAGCGTGTCGACGAGAAGGCCTTCGCGCTCGCCAACGGCCGTAACCTGATGTTCTGCGAAGACGCCGTACGGCGCCTGGACAGCACCCTGCGCCCGGAGTACTCCGCCCGCGGCTATCGCATCCACGTTCGCCATCGCGAGAGTCTGCATGCGCATGACGCGGTCGCCCGTGTTGAACGAAGGGTGACCGACCATCGCTGA
- a CDS encoding metal ABC transporter permease, producing the protein MPGDLLLTPFIAGVLVTMVLALAGAGLFLRGSVWQALALGQWAAVGGVLASVLHWPVLPVALLLGGGIMVLLQRSRDRERLPLAVFLAGLAAVTLLAANFAQASLAAAAWAEGQLYFAGPNELWAAIGLSLLTLLMVPVLLRVWLHAQIAPDVSAASRPAVWQHLGEIVWLVAAIVLGSMVLGLPAALATLLLPAWGAAWLARNLTGLVLWTQGIALFGFLVAWTISLPLDQPFAPVLVLVNVMLALGARLAAMLR; encoded by the coding sequence ATGCCGGGTGACCTGCTGCTGACACCCTTCATTGCCGGCGTGCTCGTCACCATGGTGCTGGCGCTCGCCGGGGCCGGTCTGTTCCTGCGCGGATCGGTCTGGCAGGCGCTGGCCCTGGGGCAATGGGCAGCCGTGGGCGGGGTTCTCGCCTCGGTCCTGCACTGGCCGGTGCTACCCGTGGCGCTGCTGCTGGGTGGCGGGATCATGGTGCTGCTGCAGCGCAGCCGGGATCGGGAACGCCTGCCCCTGGCCGTTTTCCTGGCCGGCCTGGCGGCGGTCACGCTACTGGCCGCCAACTTTGCTCAGGCCAGCCTGGCGGCCGCTGCCTGGGCCGAAGGCCAGCTCTACTTTGCCGGCCCCAATGAGCTCTGGGCGGCGATCGGTCTGAGCCTGCTGACCCTCCTGATGGTCCCGGTGCTCCTCCGCGTATGGCTGCATGCGCAGATCGCACCGGATGTGTCGGCGGCAAGCAGGCCGGCTGTCTGGCAGCATCTCGGCGAAATCGTCTGGCTGGTCGCCGCTATCGTTCTGGGGAGCATGGTCCTGGGACTTCCGGCTGCACTGGCCACCCTGCTACTGCCGGCCTGGGGTGCAGCCTGGCTCGCACGCAACCTCACCGGGCTGGTGCTCTGGACGCAGGGCATCGCCCTGTTCGGGTTCCTTGTCGCCTGGACCATCAGCCTGCCGCTGGATCAGCCCTTCGCACCGGTGCTGGTCCTGGTCAACGTCATGCTCGCGCTCGGCGCCCGCCTCGCCGCCATGCTGCGCTGA